The stretch of DNA TGCTTTCCCGGCGCGCGGGTTTTGAATAAGACGATGGAGATCAAGCTGAAACATTGCACCCTGCGGCCCTGGCAGCGGGGTGATGAAACCGCGCTGGCGCTGCACGCCAACAATTACCAAATCTGGCGCAACGTGCGCGACCGCTTCCCGCACCCCTATTCGCTCGAAGACGCCGAACGCTGGATCGAACACGCCCGCAACGAAGAACCCCTCACCAATTTCGCCATCGTGGTGGAGGGCGCGGCGGTTGGCGGCGTCGGTCTGGTCTTTCACGATGACATTTATCACCGCTCCGCCGAACTGGGTTACTGGCTGGGCGAAGCCTATTGGGGGCGCGGCTTGATGACCGAAGCCGTGGTGGGTGTGGTGGATTGGGCTTTTGCCAATTTCGACATCGCGCGTATTTACGCCGGCGTGTTGGAATGGAACCCGGCTTCGGCGCGCGTGCTCGAAAAAGCTGGCTTTCAATTTGAAGCCCGTTTGCGCAGGGCCGTCACCAAAGAGGGTTTGACGATGGATGAATTGATGTATGCCCTGGTGCGCCAGTGATGAAAGCCGTTCGCCGAACAGTCGCTGTGTGTTGACGCGCTGTGCCACTGCGCGTTTTCCTGACCTCGCCAATTTCAAACTGGTGTGACTTTCCAAAGCCTGCCCTCGCCTGCCAAAACAAATCTTGTCCAACCGAACAGGCGCAAGGAAAATTCTTTTTTCCGCCGCCGGTAATATCGCGCGCTTTCCAGAAACATTCTCTGGCGTCAGGCAACGCTGCCAGGCAGCAGCGGGAGAAGGTGGGGTGCGGAGGAGGAGCGTCGGTGACGGCGCTTGCTCGCGCCGGCAAAAGCGAGTTGATTACGAAAGGAGCAAAACCATGAACTGTTCGAAATGTCAGGCCCAACTGCCGTTGCCACGGAAACCCGTTTCGCTGGGCCAATTGTTGTTGGGCGGCTGGACGTGCCCGCATTGCCACCGCGTGTTGGATCATCAGGGCCGCGAGATCGTCGGCGAATACCAAACGGGTAAGGCCGCGTTGCTGCTCGTCCTCTTATTCGGTGGGATTGGATTGAGCAATTACCTGGCGTTTTGGGCGGGTCGCAGCGGCTTCGCATTCCTGACGCTCATCGTCACACTGGCGGTGAGTGGGTTAGGCAGCGCGGCCATCCAACCGAAAACACGTCTTCAATAAATGGAATAAATGGCAAAAACCAAGAGCTTTACTGGGAGAACTTTTATGCAACTGAATTACCGCAGAATACTTTTCACCTTCGTCAATGCCGCGTTGTTGTATGCGGCCACTTTGATGGTCACGCCGCTGCCGCCGAGCGTCACGGCTTTTGAACGTGTGCAGGGGCAGGACAAAGCGGGCAAAAATTGCGAACGCATTGATTCGCCGGGCAGCAGCACCTTCGGCAAATGCGAGAACGTTTGCAAAGACAAAGAAGTCACCCGCGATGCGCCGAACAACCGCTGGGTTTGCAAAGCGGCGAAAACCGTCGGTGCGCAAACCGGCGCCAATCATGTCCCGCTCAATGGTCAGGTGCTCGACGCGGGCAGCAAAGCACCCGCCAAAGCGCCGCGCACTGAAGGCGTCAAAGCGGGCAAAACCAAAAAGAACTGAGCGTGAACCCAAATCAAAGAGGTGAATTATGAAAACGCAAGTTATTCGTTACGCATTCTTACTGCTACTTTGTGCCTTGCTCGGCGTCATCGGCGCGCAGGCGCAAAAAGGCAAACCCAAGATCAACGCGGACGCCACTGTGGCAACGGCCAACAGCGCCAACGCCACGGGCCAATGCAAAACGCCGAAGCCTCCCAATCGCGGCTGCAAAATCACTTGTAAGCCTTGTCAGGTGCCGGTGTGTGAAAACGGGAAGTGGCAATACGAAAACATTGAAATTGATAAAGAGCAATGCCGTCCGCATCCCAACGACGATGGCGGCGTGTGCACGATTGGCACGAACGAGTATTGTCCGCCTTCGTGTAAGAAATGTATTCGGCAGTAGTACTCCATCAAGCTGTAAGTGATGGATGCTGAGAGCGCATCCGGGATGTAGGGCGGGATTAAATCCCGCCCTACATCCCTCATTTTCAGCTTGATGGAGTAGTAGGCCCCTTCTCCCTTGTTAGCGCTTGGCAGTGGCGCCAACGCCAGCGGCGCAAACCCAAGACCTGGGTTTGCGCCGCTGGCGTTTTTTGCGTATTGCGCAGGCCGCCTTGCCGGTGTGAGCGTTCGCCTTGACCATGCGACCTGCTTAATCGTAGTTTCTCTGCCTGCCTGCCAGCCTTTGGGCCGGTAGGTGCAAGCAAGCCGCGATGCGAAATCACAAGACAAAAAAACTGGCTGACGGCGCGCCCGAATCCGAGCGCCTGGCCGAAATCTACCACGTCGCCGCCCAGATTATCTGCGACAAGGGCTTCGATGCGATGACGATGAACGACATCGCCGCCGCCGTCGGCATGACCAAGGCAGGCGTCTATCACTACATTCAGGGCAAGCGGGAATTGCTGTTCGGCATTATGGATTACGGCATGACGCAACTCGAACAGCGCGTCATTGCCCCAGCCCAGACCCAGGCTGACCCGGAAGAACGGTTGCACTCCATCATCGCCGCCCACGCCCACATGATCGCCAACGGCGAACACGCCATCACCATCGTTGTGGACGAAGTCGCCGGCCTGGACGCGCGCGCGCGCAAAGCGATCAATGAGCGCAAGCGCGTGTACTTTGAATTCCTGCGCGCCACGCTCGACGAACTGAAAGCCCAGGGCCGCATGCAGGACGTAGACACGACGGTCGCGGCCTTCAGCCTATTTGGCATGATCCTCTGGCTGCCGCATTGGTTCCGCACGAATGGGCGGTTGGACACGGAACAGGTCGTGAGCGAATTGATCAAAATGGCGAGTGCCGGACTGGTGCGCGCCGCCACGAAAGCTGTTCGCAAGACAGCGCGCACGTGATTTTGTACGGCAGGCTGCCAGCCTGTCGTTGTTTCCGCAATGTGTTTGATTTGAATTCCGCAACAGGCTGGCAGCCTGTTGTACATCTTTCTCAGGAGCATTTATCCAATGAGCGAACTTGTCACCCTAAGTAAAGACGGCGACATCGGCGTTATCATCGTCAACAATCCACCCGTCAACGCCCTCAGCCCCGGTGTGCCCGAAGGCATCGCGGCGGCCATCCAGCAAGTCAGCGCCGACGACGAAATCAAAGGCGCCGTGCTGATTGGCGGCGGGCAGACCTTTATCGCTGGCGCGGACATCAAGGAATTCGGCAAAGTGACTTCCGGCCAAAAGAAAGAAGGCATCAACTTTCTGGATTTGTTGCGCACGATTGAAGATTGCCCGAAACCCACCGTCGCGGCAATTCACGGCACAGCCTTTGGCGGCGGTCTGGAAACGGCAATGGCCTTTCATTACCGCGTCGCCGTGCCCACGGCTCAGGTCGGTCAACCCGAAGTCAAACTCGGCATCATCCCCGGTGCGGGCGGCACACAACGCTTGCCTCGTCTGGCGGGCGTCGCCAAAGCCGTGCAAATGTGCGCTGATGGCAATCCGGTCAAGGCCAAAGACGCCGAGGCCGCAGGCATCATTGACCGCGTCGTCGAAAGCGATTTGTTGCAAAGCGCGCTGGCTTTCTTGCGCGAAAAGATTGCGAGCGGCGAACAACCCGTCAAAACGCGCGAACGCAATGACAAGCTCGGTGATGCGGCGACCAATACGCCGATCTTTGAAGCCGCCCGCGCCCAAGCCAAAAAGCTGATGCGTGGCCAGCTCGAATCCATCATGGCCCCGCTCGCCGCGATTGACGCGGTTGAAGCTGCCACCACGTTGCCTTACGACGAAGGCGAAGCGCGCGAACGCGAACTATTTCAGCAATGCCTCTTTTCCAACCAGTCCAAGGCCTTCATCCACGTCTTTTTCGGCGAGCGCGAAGTCGCCAAGATTCCCGATGTGCCGAAGACCACGCCCTTGATCGAGATCAAACGCGCCGCCGTCATCGGCGCGGGCACGATGGGCGGCGGCATCGCGATGAATTACGCCAACGCGGGCATCCCCGTCATCATCAAGGAAACGGCGCAAGACGCGCTGGAGCGCGGCATGGCGACGATTGCGCGCAACTATTCAAACTCGGTCAAGAAAGGCCGCTTCCCACAGGCCGTGATGGATCAGCGGATGGCGCTCATCACGCCGCAACTCACCTGGGACGGTTTCGACCAGGCCGACATCATCACCGAGGCTGTCTTTGAAGGAATGGCGCTCAAGAAAGAAATCTTTGGCGAACTCGACAAGATCGCCAAACCCGGCGCGCTTTTGGCCTCGAACACTTCAACGCTGAACATTGATGAGATTGCTTCGGCGACCACGCGCCCCGAATGGGTCATCGGCCATCACTATTTCAGTCCGGCGAACGTGATGCGCCTGCTCGAAATCGTGCGCGGCAAAGCCACGAGCAAAGAAGTCATCGCAACCTCGATGGCGCTGTCTAAAAAGCTAAAAAAAGTCGGCGTGTTAGTCGGCAATTGCTACGGTTTCGTCGGCAACCGCATGCTGCATCAATACGGACGCGAGGCGCAGTTCCTGGTCGAAGAGGGCGCGGCCCCGCAGGACGTGGACAGCGCGCTGACCCGCTTCGGCATGGCGATGGGACCGCTGGCCGTGGGCGATCTGGCCGGCCTCGATGTCGGCTGGCGCATTCGCAAAGAGCACGCGCATCTACGCAAAGAGGGCGAACGCTATCCGCTGGTCGCCGACGAATTGTGCGAACGCGGGCGTTACGGGCAAAAGACCGGCGCAGGTTGGTATAAATACGACGAGAACCGCAAAGCCATTCCTGATCCAGCAGTTGAAGCGTTGATCGAAAAGCTCGCCGCCGAAGCGGGCATCCCGCGTCGCGCGATTAGCGAAGAAGAAATCATCGAACGCACGCAATACGCCCTGATCAACGAAGGCGCCAAAATCCTGGCCGAAGGCATTGCCCTGCGCGCCGTGGATATAGACATCATTTATCTCAACGGTTACGGTTACCCGGCCTGGCGCGGCGGGCCGATGTGGTATGCCGATACGGTTGGTTTGAAGAAGGTGTATGACCGCGTGTGCGAATTCCAAGCGCAGCACGGAGCGTTGTGGGAACCGGCGGCGTTGTTGAAGGAGTTGGCGGAAGCGGGGAAGACGTTTGCGGAATTTGATAAGGCGAAGTGAAGGCTGGGTTCATTGCGAAAGAGTGTTTTCCTGTGCGGCTTCTTCTCGGTCGCATGCGAGAAAACACTCTTCGGCGCAAAGCAGCGATTCTTCGTCGGTGAGTGGCCCTGCGTCTTCGTAATCATAAACCGGCTCGCTTGGCGATGCAGTGGTGATGGCGCTCATTGGTTTGCCTCCGGCGCGATTATGTCATGCGCGCAACAAGCGGCGAAAGCGCGGGAAAGATGCGCTATGATGCGCGCGATAGCCAACTTGCTTGAGTAGGAGAACACGCTATGACGACTGAAACTTTGCAACTCACCGTCACCGGGCTGCCGGTGGGAACGCGGGCGGCGTTGGAGCGCATCGGCAACCAAAATGGCCGAAGCCTGGAAGATTACCTGCGCGAACTGATCGAAATCGAGGTGCAGTCGCAGCAGCCATCTGACGTAGCAACGAGCAACGGGACGGCGAAAAGCTTTGACCCATTGCGCCGTCGAGAATACGAATGGATCAATCAGCACCGGGACGAATATGCCGGGCGCTACGTGGCGCTCGTGGGCGACCGACTCGTGGCGCACGCGGCGACGCTCAAGGAGTTGCACAGCCTGGCGCGCGAAACTGGCGCGCACCGTCCTTTCTTTGCACGAATCGAAGCGAAGGATGAACTGCCGTTTGGAGGCTGGTGATTATGGCGCATCAGTTGGAGGTTGAACGGGTGTTGCAATACGAGACGCGTCAGGCGGGCATCAACGTCCCGATCACGCTCCGGGCGGGCGATCTTTACGCAGACATCGCCGCCAAACTCGACACTGGCTGCACCGATTGCATTTTTGAGCGGGCGCACGGCGAAGCATTGGGCCTGGACGTCGAGAGCGGCAGTTTGAAACGTTTTCGCACCGCTACCGGCAATTTCCCGGCCTACGGGCACATGGTTACGTTGGCAGTGGAGGAGTTCGAGTTTGAAGCGCTGGTCTATTTTGCCGCCGATTATTTCTTTGACCGCAACGTCGTTGGGCAGCACGGCTTTCTGAATCATCTGTTGGTTGGGTTGGATGATTACGCTGGCCAGTTGTATCTCAACGACAATGCCACTTCCGCTGTCAGCGCCTGAGGCCACCCGCTCTTCCGCCCGGCTTTTGCCGCACCCAGCCAGACGGAGAAACGCCCATGCATAATCCCTTCACCATCGGCAGCATGATTCAAAACCCGGCGGAGTTTGTCGGGTGCGCGGCGGAGTTGCAGTTCCTGCTGACGCGGCTGCGGTCGCTGCAAAGCTGTTCGGTCGTCGGCGAGCGGCGCATCGGCAAGTCTTCGTTGCTCTATCACCTGCACCAGACGGGCGCGGCCCGGTTGGGCGAAGCGGGCTTCCGGTTTGTTTATGCCGAACTGGCTGATGCCGCCGCGCAAACCGTCGTGGATTTTTTGCGCACCGTACTCGACGCGGTGCAATGCCCTACTGACACGATCAAGGACGACAACAAGCCGAGCCGCAACCTGACGGCCTTCGATCAGGCGATCAAGGCGCGGGCCGAAGCGGGCGAGCGCCTCGTGCTGTGTCTGGATGAATTCGAAGCCCTGTTTGAGAATCCGGCGGAATTCAACAATGCGTTTTTCAATCACCTGCGCACGATGGTCAAGCATCTTCGGCTGGGGCGGCTGGCGCTGGTGACGGCTTTCGCAAACGCCGCTTTGCCGTTCTAAGATTGGTCTATGGAGCCTGATTGTAGATGCTAAATGAAGCTAAATATCTCGAACTGATTCTGAACCCTCTTCGCGTTTGTGCTCGGTATAAGCCCAAATTCGGTCAAGGGGCAAAAGGGACTGGGCTGACATTGCCGCAATTCCAGCAACTTTATCAAGGTGATCCATTTTATAGCTGGTTTGGTCTTGATAATCCGCTGATGTACGCTGCTCACAAAGCGGCAGGTGGGATGACCAGCGTTTATCGGCAAATTGGTATCGGTTGTGAAAAGCTATTTCGCGTTGTGTTACAAGACGCGCTTGGCCTAGATGATGCCGATACTATTTGGTCTTATGAAGTGCCACTTATCAGTGGCAAGACTCGCACGCTTGCTCTGGACGGAAGAGTTTTACTTGAAAAAATTGCAGACGAAACAA from Acidobacteriota bacterium encodes:
- a CDS encoding enoyl-CoA hydratase/isomerase family protein, yielding MSELVTLSKDGDIGVIIVNNPPVNALSPGVPEGIAAAIQQVSADDEIKGAVLIGGGQTFIAGADIKEFGKVTSGQKKEGINFLDLLRTIEDCPKPTVAAIHGTAFGGGLETAMAFHYRVAVPTAQVGQPEVKLGIIPGAGGTQRLPRLAGVAKAVQMCADGNPVKAKDAEAAGIIDRVVESDLLQSALAFLREKIASGEQPVKTRERNDKLGDAATNTPIFEAARAQAKKLMRGQLESIMAPLAAIDAVEAATTLPYDEGEARERELFQQCLFSNQSKAFIHVFFGEREVAKIPDVPKTTPLIEIKRAAVIGAGTMGGGIAMNYANAGIPVIIKETAQDALERGMATIARNYSNSVKKGRFPQAVMDQRMALITPQLTWDGFDQADIITEAVFEGMALKKEIFGELDKIAKPGALLASNTSTLNIDEIASATTRPEWVIGHHYFSPANVMRLLEIVRGKATSKEVIATSMALSKKLKKVGVLVGNCYGFVGNRMLHQYGREAQFLVEEGAAPQDVDSALTRFGMAMGPLAVGDLAGLDVGWRIRKEHAHLRKEGERYPLVADELCERGRYGQKTGAGWYKYDENRKAIPDPAVEALIEKLAAEAGIPRRAISEEEIIERTQYALINEGAKILAEGIALRAVDIDIIYLNGYGYPAWRGGPMWYADTVGLKKVYDRVCEFQAQHGALWEPAALLKELAEAGKTFAEFDKAK
- a CDS encoding TetR/AcrR family transcriptional regulator, which produces MRNHKTKKLADGAPESERLAEIYHVAAQIICDKGFDAMTMNDIAAAVGMTKAGVYHYIQGKRELLFGIMDYGMTQLEQRVIAPAQTQADPEERLHSIIAAHAHMIANGEHAITIVVDEVAGLDARARKAINERKRVYFEFLRATLDELKAQGRMQDVDTTVAAFSLFGMILWLPHWFRTNGRLDTEQVVSELIKMASAGLVRAATKAVRKTART
- a CDS encoding GNAT family N-acetyltransferase, with amino-acid sequence MEIKLKHCTLRPWQRGDETALALHANNYQIWRNVRDRFPHPYSLEDAERWIEHARNEEPLTNFAIVVEGAAVGGVGLVFHDDIYHRSAELGYWLGEAYWGRGLMTEAVVGVVDWAFANFDIARIYAGVLEWNPASARVLEKAGFQFEARLRRAVTKEGLTMDELMYALVRQ
- a CDS encoding ATP-binding protein; protein product: MHNPFTIGSMIQNPAEFVGCAAELQFLLTRLRSLQSCSVVGERRIGKSSLLYHLHQTGAARLGEAGFRFVYAELADAAAQTVVDFLRTVLDAVQCPTDTIKDDNKPSRNLTAFDQAIKARAEAGERLVLCLDEFEALFENPAEFNNAFFNHLRTMVKHLRLGRLALVTAFANAALPF